The following are encoded in a window of Parachlamydiales bacterium genomic DNA:
- the nuoI gene encoding NADH-quinone oxidoreductase subunit NuoI has product MKNKLYEILAMFRGLFIVLKYAFKRPVTLLYPEEKRKLPARSRGRHYLTKWEDGLERCVGCELCAIVCPSQAIYVKPAANTEEDKHSHGERYASDFQINMLRCIYCGYCEEACPTGAIILGNEYELAGYTRESLIFTKEILTEKNPGDSGRDPRREI; this is encoded by the coding sequence ATGAAAAACAAACTTTATGAAATCCTAGCAATGTTCCGCGGGCTGTTTATCGTGTTAAAATACGCGTTCAAACGACCTGTGACACTGCTCTATCCCGAGGAAAAAAGGAAGCTGCCAGCCCGCTCCCGCGGAAGGCACTACCTTACAAAATGGGAGGACGGGTTAGAAAGATGCGTCGGTTGCGAACTATGCGCTATCGTTTGCCCCTCTCAAGCGATCTATGTTAAGCCAGCAGCAAATACAGAAGAGGACAAGCATTCCCACGGTGAAAGGTACGCATCAGACTTTCAGATTAACATGCTGCGCTGTATTTACTGTGGCTATTGCGAAGAAGCTTGCCCTACGGGAGCCATTATCTTAGGTAACGAATACGAGCTTGCCGGATACACACGGGAATCCTTGATTTTCACTAAAGAGATCCTGACAGAAAAAAATCCCGGAGATTCTGGCCGCGATCCAAGAAGGGAGATATAA
- a CDS encoding peptide chain release factor 3 yields the protein MNTSIQEAVKKRRTFAIISHPDAGKTTLTEKLLLYSGMLVTAGMVKGRKGRKAATSDWMAMEQERGISITSSAMQFTYKDTVINVLDTPGHEDFSEDTYRTLTAADCVIMVIDASKGVEKQTLKLFEVCRLRQIPVMTFINKMDMPGREPLELMNEVENVLQVHSYAMNWPIGGGKEFQGVVDRQTNECVFFTKTSIGGAQKAGITRCPLNSQEAVDKLGQEEYDKLLQELELLELAGNPYNQQEFLEGQVTPVFFASALTNFGVEPFFDAFIHLAPCPHERKANRTDGTEIEVNPVTTGFSGYVFKIQANMDKRHRDSMAFIRICSGIFERDLIVKHFRTGKEVRLARPHGMVAGERTTIDYAYPGDIIGVINPALFSIGDTISVAGGFNFKPLPQFQPEIFAKLQPKDIGKRKSFDKGILQLIDEGAIQLLRSFKQDGELIFAAVGQLQFEVMQFRLKDEYSVETILTPLPYQCSAWIKGDIKTFAKPMNAMIVLDRHGNPMALFASQWEKGYCMKQNPDHELVDVFV from the coding sequence ATGAACACATCTATTCAAGAAGCAGTCAAAAAAAGACGCACCTTTGCCATTATCAGCCACCCCGATGCTGGCAAAACGACATTAACAGAAAAACTGCTACTTTACTCCGGCATGCTTGTCACTGCAGGAATGGTGAAAGGTAGGAAGGGACGTAAAGCCGCCACATCCGATTGGATGGCAATGGAACAGGAACGGGGAATCTCTATTACCTCTTCCGCAATGCAGTTTACTTATAAAGACACTGTCATCAACGTTCTAGATACTCCCGGCCACGAAGACTTTTCTGAAGATACATACCGTACATTGACAGCTGCTGACTGCGTCATCATGGTTATCGATGCCTCTAAAGGTGTGGAAAAACAAACATTAAAGCTCTTTGAAGTCTGCCGTTTACGACAGATCCCGGTGATGACTTTCATTAACAAAATGGATATGCCCGGCAGGGAACCTTTAGAGTTGATGAATGAAGTTGAAAACGTATTGCAAGTACATTCGTATGCAATGAATTGGCCTATCGGAGGTGGCAAAGAGTTCCAAGGAGTTGTAGACCGCCAGACTAATGAATGTGTATTTTTCACTAAAACTTCCATTGGCGGTGCACAGAAAGCCGGGATTACTCGCTGTCCCCTGAATAGCCAGGAAGCTGTCGATAAATTGGGGCAGGAGGAATATGATAAACTTCTTCAGGAACTTGAACTACTTGAACTCGCAGGCAATCCTTATAACCAGCAAGAATTCCTTGAAGGTCAAGTGACTCCCGTATTTTTCGCCTCAGCCTTAACAAACTTCGGTGTAGAACCCTTCTTTGATGCCTTTATTCACTTGGCTCCTTGCCCGCATGAACGTAAAGCTAATCGTACGGACGGAACTGAAATTGAAGTCAATCCCGTCACTACAGGCTTCAGCGGCTATGTGTTTAAAATACAAGCCAATATGGATAAACGTCATCGCGATAGCATGGCCTTTATACGTATTTGTTCAGGTATTTTTGAAAGGGACCTAATAGTAAAACACTTCCGCACCGGAAAAGAAGTGCGCCTTGCACGTCCGCATGGAATGGTCGCAGGTGAAAGAACCACTATCGATTATGCCTATCCCGGCGATATCATAGGTGTTATCAACCCCGCGCTCTTTTCTATCGGAGATACTATTTCCGTCGCAGGCGGATTTAACTTTAAGCCGCTGCCACAGTTTCAGCCCGAGATATTCGCTAAATTACAGCCCAAAGATATTGGAAAACGTAAGTCTTTCGATAAAGGCATTCTGCAACTGATAGATGAAGGCGCAATACAATTGCTCCGTTCCTTCAAGCAGGACGGTGAGTTGATTTTTGCAGCTGTTGGACAGCTGCAATTTGAAGTGATGCAATTCCGCCTCAAGGATGAGTACTCCGTTGAAACTATTCTAACGCCTTTGCCCTACCAATGCAGTGCGTGGATCAAAGGGGATATAAAGACATTCGCTAAACCGATGAATGCCATGATCGTATTAGACCGCCACGGCAACCCTATGGCACTTTTTGCTAGTCAATGGGAAAAGGGATACTGTATGAAGCAAAATCCCGATCATGAATTAGTGGACGTATTCGTATAA
- the nuoH gene encoding NADH-quinone oxidoreductase subunit NuoH: MEFVAIETLIKTLIIVFVLLTFGGYMTFLERVIMARMQLRVGPNRVGPFGLLQPLADGIKLLTKERFQPDNIDIFTFWLAPAISIFTALVAFVLIPIGGSIEVAGRQVNLQIADVNAGIVFLLAFSSLAVYGIVLAGWSSNNRYSLLGGLRSTAQLVSYEVPMGISLLTVVLSAGTLSLSEIVDAQKDHWFIWTNPISFIIYLITAFAETNRAPFDLPEAEQELTGGYHTEYGGMKFAIFFLAEYINILAVSAIAITLFLGGWHGPWDIPVLWFLVKLGLFVFFFMWVRATMARFRYDQLMSFCWKFLVPIATLNLIVTAYFVLVK, encoded by the coding sequence ATGGAATTTGTTGCCATTGAAACTCTAATAAAAACGCTTATCATTGTATTTGTTCTCCTTACGTTTGGAGGCTATATGACCTTTTTAGAGAGGGTCATCATGGCGCGCATGCAGCTACGCGTAGGGCCGAACCGTGTTGGACCTTTCGGACTTTTGCAGCCTTTGGCAGACGGCATCAAACTCCTCACCAAAGAACGCTTTCAACCCGACAACATTGACATCTTTACGTTTTGGTTAGCCCCTGCAATTTCCATTTTTACTGCCCTTGTTGCATTCGTACTTATCCCGATAGGGGGTTCTATCGAAGTTGCCGGAAGACAAGTCAACCTACAAATTGCGGATGTAAACGCAGGGATAGTTTTCCTGCTAGCCTTTTCCTCACTAGCTGTTTATGGCATCGTTTTAGCAGGTTGGTCTTCCAATAACCGCTACTCATTGCTCGGTGGTTTACGTAGTACGGCTCAGCTTGTAAGCTACGAAGTTCCGATGGGAATTTCACTTCTAACAGTCGTCTTGTCTGCCGGGACTCTCAGCCTTTCTGAGATAGTAGATGCGCAAAAAGACCATTGGTTTATCTGGACTAATCCCATCAGCTTTATTATCTACCTGATCACCGCCTTTGCTGAAACCAACCGCGCTCCTTTTGACTTACCTGAAGCGGAACAAGAACTGACAGGCGGTTACCATACGGAATATGGCGGAATGAAATTTGCAATATTCTTCCTGGCAGAATACATCAATATCCTTGCAGTATCAGCTATAGCTATTACCCTCTTTCTAGGCGGTTGGCATGGCCCTTGGGACATTCCTGTACTATGGTTTTTAGTTAAATTAGGTTTATTCGTCTTCTTCTTCATGTGGGTGCGGGCTACAATGGCACGCTTTCGCTATGACCAGCTAATGAGTTTTTGCTGGAAATTTTTAGTTCCCATTGCGACCCTAAATTTAATCGTCACTGCTTATTTTGTGTTGGTCAAATGA
- the nuoK gene encoding NADH-quinone oxidoreductase subunit NuoK produces MDSTITIFISMALFAIGIIGVLAKRNALVLFLSIELMLNAANLLFVSFAYDWGNQTGLVWVFFVLVVAAAEAAVGLAIIINLFRSKQVVDIDQFNELRG; encoded by the coding sequence ATGGATAGTACTATCACCATATTCATCAGCATGGCTCTCTTTGCCATAGGCATCATAGGTGTGCTCGCAAAGCGCAATGCTCTTGTGCTATTTCTCTCAATAGAGCTTATGTTGAATGCTGCCAATCTGCTTTTTGTCAGTTTTGCTTACGACTGGGGTAATCAAACAGGTTTAGTTTGGGTGTTCTTTGTGCTGGTTGTCGCCGCTGCTGAAGCAGCTGTCGGACTAGCCATTATCATCAATCTTTTCCGATCAAAGCAAGTTGTGGATATAGATCAGTTTAATGAGTTGAGGGGATAA
- a CDS encoding NADH-quinone oxidoreductase subunit M has translation MPYLMWLFIIPIIAALSVFLLKPLSGRPLKIIAVLLSLIPLGMLIAKHDTLLGASVEYPWFPALNINFNLKIDGISLIFLYLSAIIIPISLLATRSKFLIHPHTFYGLVLFLEAFLIGFFTARDLAVFTVFWEAMLIPLYFIISIWGGPKRFSAALKFLIYMIAGSALMVAAVLGLYFLAGTFNMDALRPIANNAKYAEILFAVFMLAFAVKTPLFPFHAWLPDTYASASTSGTILLSAILSKAGIYGVLRIGMELFPRTLHEWSPLLLGLAIAGVLYAAFAAWMQKDYKRLIAYSSLSHVNFVLAGLFIMSQTAYEGAVLQAFNHGITIAALFLVAGWLENRLGTTSMDESSGVAKYFPQLCWLTLFFVVSSVAVPGTNNFVGEVLIFLGLFLQNGWLAFILGLSIIFSVVYMLRWMQKVYFGHPSQAKNNWKDIHWKELAIAAPLAALTLWIGFYPQPILNKIEPAVENIVTTSTTPSRQR, from the coding sequence ATGCCCTACTTAATGTGGTTGTTTATTATTCCTATCATTGCAGCCTTAAGCGTTTTCCTGCTAAAACCCTTGTCAGGCAGACCTCTGAAGATCATTGCAGTCCTTCTCAGTTTAATTCCTTTGGGGATGCTTATAGCTAAACATGACACTCTCCTAGGGGCTTCAGTAGAGTATCCTTGGTTTCCGGCGTTGAATATTAACTTTAACCTGAAGATAGATGGGATTTCATTAATTTTCCTCTACTTATCTGCAATTATCATCCCTATCAGTCTTCTAGCTACACGCAGTAAATTCCTCATCCATCCACACACTTTCTATGGCTTAGTTTTATTTCTCGAAGCTTTCCTTATAGGATTTTTCACTGCGCGGGATCTTGCTGTTTTCACAGTCTTTTGGGAAGCGATGCTAATCCCCCTTTATTTCATCATCAGCATCTGGGGCGGGCCAAAACGCTTTTCTGCAGCCCTGAAATTTCTAATTTATATGATTGCAGGATCCGCGCTAATGGTGGCAGCTGTCTTAGGGCTATACTTCCTAGCCGGGACATTTAATATGGATGCCCTACGCCCCATAGCAAATAATGCCAAATATGCAGAAATTCTTTTTGCTGTCTTTATGCTGGCTTTTGCTGTGAAAACGCCGTTATTTCCATTTCACGCATGGTTGCCGGATACTTATGCTTCAGCCTCGACTTCAGGTACGATTCTGCTTTCAGCAATCTTATCCAAGGCAGGAATCTATGGTGTCCTAAGAATAGGGATGGAGCTATTCCCTAGAACCCTTCATGAGTGGAGTCCACTATTGCTCGGCCTGGCCATTGCAGGAGTTCTCTATGCAGCATTCGCTGCATGGATGCAAAAAGATTATAAACGACTGATAGCCTATTCCAGTCTTTCCCATGTTAACTTTGTCTTAGCCGGGCTCTTCATCATGAGCCAAACTGCATATGAAGGTGCTGTCTTACAGGCTTTTAATCACGGTATCACTATTGCAGCTTTATTCCTTGTTGCGGGTTGGCTTGAAAACCGCTTAGGTACAACTTCCATGGATGAAAGCAGCGGAGTAGCAAAATACTTCCCACAACTATGCTGGCTAACACTGTTCTTCGTCGTTTCATCGGTGGCGGTTCCGGGAACGAATAATTTTGTGGGAGAAGTCCTGATTTTTCTTGGGCTTTTCTTGCAAAATGGCTGGCTGGCCTTCATTTTGGGACTTTCCATCATTTTCTCAGTCGTATATATGCTGCGATGGATGCAAAAGGTCTATTTCGGTCACCCCTCCCAAGCCAAAAATAATTGGAAAGATATCCACTGGAAGGAGCTAGCTATTGCAGCGCCTCTTGCAGCTCTGACATTATGGATTGGTTTTTACCCTCAGCCAATCCTGAATAAGATTGAACCTGCTGTAGAAAATATTGTTACAACGTCTACTACCCCCTCGAGGCAGCGATGA
- a CDS encoding NADH-quinone oxidoreductase subunit J has product MPQSIDFLQVFLGIILILSALGVVLFNKPVHACLSFLLTLLTLSVYYLQLSAHFVAVMQILVYAGAILVIFMFIIILFQDAYQNIEQVKAKSAPLLLAAAGVGLILSLIVIGKQLWGTKIVNNALPEGYGTVQSLGKLLYIDFFLPFEAITLLFLIAVIGGLYIGKKVKNG; this is encoded by the coding sequence ATGCCGCAATCCATAGATTTTCTTCAGGTTTTCTTAGGTATCATTCTAATTCTATCTGCTCTAGGCGTGGTCCTATTCAATAAACCTGTCCATGCATGCCTGAGTTTTCTGCTCACACTGTTGACCCTCTCAGTTTACTATTTACAGCTTTCAGCTCATTTTGTGGCTGTGATGCAGATTTTAGTCTATGCAGGGGCCATTCTTGTTATTTTTATGTTTATCATCATCTTATTCCAAGATGCATACCAGAATATTGAACAAGTCAAAGCCAAGAGCGCTCCTCTTTTACTTGCTGCTGCCGGTGTAGGGTTGATTCTATCTTTGATCGTTATCGGAAAACAGCTATGGGGAACTAAAATCGTAAATAATGCTCTTCCGGAAGGTTATGGAACTGTACAATCGCTAGGAAAGCTTCTGTATATCGACTTTTTCCTTCCTTTTGAAGCAATCACACTGCTTTTTCTTATCGCTGTCATAGGCGGTTTATATATTGGCAAGAAGGTAAAGAATGGATAG
- a CDS encoding NADH-quinone oxidoreductase subunit N: MNISLHSVDFAALSPLLILLLAALALLLIESISEAFSRKYSAYFSLFAIAAAFTAAIYAPYSTNPLLTPWLRFDSISVFFNLLFLGVGFGAALLADSFFQRFHATHGEYYFLLLSALFGLLLIGGSADFLTLFIGLETLSIALYILCGYMKLWDISHESSLKYFLMGAIAAAFLLYGIALIYGAIGTTQFGGLMPGYQSLASTYSKVLFMSGIGFVTLGLAFKAAIVPFHVWAPDVYEGAPTPVTAFMSVGTKAGAFAAFTRVFLEGLPNFNVEWSYLLSILAILTLVYANFLALRQFQLRRFFAYSGISHAGYMLMPFVAGTPDALSALMFYLVVYSLATLGCFAVLSFIDYRKEGMLISDLNGLFRHSPTLAVILIVCLLTLAGIPPTAGFFAKFFVIKTAFEAGYYVLGIVGLVMTIVAAYYYLRIISAVFTEENTHERQIQMSWPAALTGIIASLGIVLLSIYPAPLSHLITYASRF; the protein is encoded by the coding sequence ATGAATATATCTCTTCACTCTGTTGATTTTGCAGCGCTCAGTCCTCTGCTTATTCTTCTCCTAGCTGCATTGGCTCTGCTGCTTATTGAAAGTATCTCTGAAGCTTTTTCGAGGAAATACTCTGCCTATTTCTCCCTTTTTGCTATCGCGGCTGCTTTCACTGCTGCGATCTATGCTCCCTATAGCACTAACCCTTTGTTAACACCTTGGTTACGTTTTGATTCCATCAGTGTGTTTTTTAATTTACTTTTCCTTGGAGTCGGATTCGGCGCCGCTTTGTTGGCTGACTCATTCTTCCAACGCTTTCACGCTACACACGGTGAATACTATTTCCTACTGCTGTCCGCTCTCTTCGGCCTTTTACTTATTGGAGGCTCTGCCGATTTCTTAACCTTGTTTATCGGGCTAGAAACACTTTCAATCGCATTATATATCCTCTGCGGCTACATGAAATTATGGGATATATCCCATGAGTCCTCGCTAAAGTACTTTCTTATGGGTGCTATCGCCGCCGCTTTTTTATTGTACGGCATTGCACTCATCTACGGCGCTATAGGCACAACTCAATTTGGTGGGCTGATGCCGGGCTATCAGTCTCTAGCATCGACATACTCCAAAGTACTATTCATGAGCGGTATAGGATTTGTCACCCTCGGATTAGCGTTTAAAGCTGCTATCGTTCCTTTCCATGTCTGGGCGCCGGATGTGTATGAGGGAGCACCCACACCTGTCACTGCATTTATGTCTGTAGGAACTAAAGCTGGTGCTTTTGCAGCTTTTACACGTGTATTTTTGGAAGGTTTACCAAACTTCAACGTGGAATGGTCATACCTTCTCTCCATCTTGGCCATCCTTACTCTTGTCTATGCTAACTTTTTAGCCCTGCGTCAATTCCAACTAAGGCGCTTCTTTGCATATTCAGGAATTTCCCATGCAGGCTACATGTTAATGCCTTTTGTTGCAGGAACGCCTGATGCTTTATCAGCGCTTATGTTCTACTTAGTCGTCTATTCGTTAGCGACCTTAGGATGCTTTGCAGTATTGTCTTTTATTGACTACCGTAAAGAGGGCATGCTCATTAGCGATTTAAACGGTCTTTTCAGGCATTCTCCTACATTGGCAGTGATTCTTATCGTATGCTTGCTTACTTTAGCAGGCATTCCTCCCACAGCAGGTTTTTTTGCGAAGTTCTTTGTGATTAAGACGGCTTTTGAAGCAGGTTATTACGTTTTGGGTATCGTTGGACTGGTTATGACGATAGTGGCTGCATACTACTATTTACGGATTATCAGCGCAGTCTTTACGGAAGAAAACACACACGAAAGACAGATCCAGATGTCGTGGCCTGCTGCATTGACCGGCATCATTGCTTCTCTAGGGATTGTTCTGCTGTCGATCTATCCGGCTCCACTCTCACACTTGATTACGTATGCCTCTAGGTTTTGA
- the nuoL gene encoding NADH-quinone oxidoreductase subunit L: MQNILLPLGLFLPLIGSLIIFISSKNIGRKLTGLIGCTSIFLAFACFSTLLIQFLSQGTIEETVHLYEWINVKGLEAGFTLHLDHLSLWMSMIITGVGFLIHVYSNGYMDHEKDYARFFAYLNFFVFAMLLLVLASNLLLLFVGWEGVGLASYLLIGFWYEKPSAASAATKAFVVNRIGDLGLLLGILLTFALFGTSEISTINTLAGQQFAVGAPIIVLLTLLYFVGATGKSAQIPLHTWLPDAMEGPTPVSALIHAATMVTAGVYLVVRLHPIFLLAPTTMQIVAIIGAATSLYAALSAIGQTDLKRVLAYSTVSQLGLMFLACGVGAFYAAIFHLTTHAFIKALLFLSAGNVVHMAHDMTDMQRMGGFSKVFPKTYWLFLIGVLALSGIPPLAAFFSKDLILELTHLSGNHILYFVGLAASTLTGFYLIRAFCLTFTGTPRLEEKEFNSIKEAPTVMLAPVSILAILSVFGGLLGFAFGKIPFLENFLIDVGITPSEQGLSSGLHFSPALIMAIAGAFLGVGTSWYIYTHYKDHPIQIFRKSFYVDTIYWNGIVRPLRYIASLITSFFEPKIFDGMISGTGHSAQFIAAKLQKFQSGQLRSYVAWMVVGSVFLLFYLIH; this comes from the coding sequence ATGCAGAATATTCTACTGCCGCTAGGCTTATTTCTACCTCTAATAGGAAGCTTGATCATATTTATCTCTTCTAAAAATATTGGAAGAAAGCTTACAGGTTTGATAGGCTGCACATCCATTTTCCTGGCTTTTGCATGCTTTTCAACACTCCTCATACAGTTCTTAAGTCAAGGCACAATCGAAGAAACAGTCCACCTTTACGAATGGATAAATGTAAAAGGGCTTGAAGCCGGTTTTACATTACATTTAGATCATCTTTCGTTATGGATGTCCATGATCATTACGGGCGTGGGCTTTCTTATCCATGTCTACTCTAATGGCTATATGGATCATGAAAAAGATTATGCACGTTTTTTTGCCTATTTGAACTTCTTCGTGTTCGCAATGTTACTACTTGTATTAGCATCCAACCTTTTACTTTTATTTGTGGGTTGGGAAGGGGTGGGCCTTGCTTCCTATTTATTGATAGGGTTTTGGTATGAGAAGCCTTCCGCTGCTTCAGCAGCTACCAAAGCTTTCGTGGTGAATAGGATCGGTGATCTTGGTCTTCTGTTGGGCATACTTCTGACTTTCGCGCTTTTTGGAACCAGCGAAATTAGCACTATTAACACTCTTGCCGGCCAACAGTTTGCCGTCGGCGCCCCCATCATAGTCCTTTTAACATTACTATACTTTGTAGGGGCAACAGGAAAATCAGCCCAAATTCCTTTGCACACTTGGCTGCCTGATGCGATGGAAGGTCCGACACCTGTTTCCGCTTTGATCCATGCTGCTACAATGGTTACAGCTGGCGTCTATCTTGTCGTTCGCTTGCATCCTATATTCCTGCTAGCTCCCACTACTATGCAAATCGTGGCGATTATCGGGGCAGCGACATCGTTGTATGCCGCACTATCAGCCATCGGACAGACTGATCTTAAACGTGTCCTTGCATATTCTACCGTTAGCCAATTAGGCTTAATGTTTCTTGCTTGCGGCGTAGGAGCCTTCTATGCAGCGATTTTCCATTTAACGACACACGCTTTCATTAAAGCACTCCTTTTCTTGTCTGCAGGAAATGTCGTCCATATGGCGCATGACATGACTGATATGCAGCGTATGGGTGGATTTTCCAAAGTGTTTCCTAAAACATATTGGCTTTTCCTCATTGGTGTATTAGCTCTATCCGGCATCCCTCCTTTGGCTGCCTTTTTCAGTAAGGATTTAATTTTAGAGCTGACTCATCTGAGTGGAAACCATATCCTATACTTTGTGGGGCTAGCAGCTTCGACTTTAACAGGTTTTTATCTTATTAGAGCCTTCTGCTTAACTTTTACAGGAACTCCAAGACTCGAAGAGAAAGAATTTAATTCTATTAAAGAAGCGCCGACTGTAATGCTTGCGCCTGTTTCTATTTTAGCTATACTTTCCGTTTTCGGGGGTTTGCTAGGGTTTGCCTTCGGGAAAATACCGTTCCTGGAAAATTTCCTTATCGATGTAGGGATTACCCCATCAGAACAAGGTCTTAGTAGTGGTTTACATTTCTCTCCCGCATTAATTATGGCCATTGCAGGTGCGTTTTTGGGTGTAGGAACCTCTTGGTATATCTACACACACTATAAAGATCACCCCATTCAGATCTTCAGGAAATCATTCTATGTCGATACGATCTATTGGAATGGCATTGTGCGCCCCTTAAGATATATTGCTTCGCTAATCACATCCTTCTTCGAGCCAAAGATTTTCGATGGAATGATCAGCGGTACCGGCCACTCTGCACAGTTTATCGCCGCAAAGCTCCAAAAATTCCAAAGCGGACAACTGCGCTCTTACGTGGCGTGGATGGTAGTGGGATCAGTATTCTTGTTATTTTATTTGATACATTGA
- a CDS encoding class I SAM-dependent methyltransferase codes for MKKLLFASILLWTPNLWGGETLVNPSFIQNCLTKEAQWSVLHGAQGDDLGSAMFYYAIVYANKYQNCVCLGSGDGFVPRVMRQAQRDLHLTNSKTILVDGELSKWGKPSWKRKDSLFRKEYPEVEIIMDTTHNVALNQAKEWEIDYLHIDADRSTMGALKDFLDYLPYMSKNGTITLHETGPGRPCAITLELIRSQGYSAINYAALGTGVAIIKLETQRKD; via the coding sequence TTGAAAAAGTTACTATTTGCCTCTATTCTCTTATGGACGCCTAATCTTTGGGGTGGGGAGACTTTGGTCAACCCCTCCTTTATTCAAAACTGCTTAACAAAAGAAGCCCAATGGTCTGTGCTGCACGGAGCGCAAGGTGATGACCTAGGTTCTGCCATGTTTTATTATGCCATTGTTTATGCGAACAAATATCAAAATTGTGTTTGTTTAGGCTCAGGTGATGGTTTTGTGCCTCGCGTAATGCGGCAAGCGCAACGAGACCTTCATTTAACAAATTCTAAAACAATTCTTGTAGACGGAGAGCTAAGTAAATGGGGAAAGCCTTCATGGAAAAGAAAGGATTCCTTATTTAGGAAAGAGTATCCTGAAGTAGAGATCATTATGGATACTACGCATAATGTAGCTTTAAATCAGGCCAAGGAGTGGGAGATCGACTATTTACATATCGACGCAGACAGGTCGACTATGGGGGCATTGAAAGACTTTTTAGATTATCTCCCCTACATGTCAAAAAACGGCACCATTACTTTGCATGAAACAGGTCCGGGAAGACCCTGCGCAATAACGCTAGAATTGATCCGTTCGCAGGGATATTCAGCAATCAATTATGCTGCTTTAGGAACGGGTGTAGCGATAATAAAGCTTGAAACCCAAAGAAAAGATTAG